One window of Pocillopora verrucosa isolate sample1 chromosome 9, ASM3666991v2, whole genome shotgun sequence genomic DNA carries:
- the LOC131782314 gene encoding histidine N-acetyltransferase-like — protein MGSRLLHRLGSSAALFSRKDCFFWTNKRLISCLQEGQVVVRLAKASDFDEVVKLSKKLKDAFDYVPYRFHKWLLEPNRISLVAEKGTEVVGFAEYSVVDGEKSVLMEAGRIDPNHRGHGILGLLRDFTLVLIREKFPKVVRSRYTVWSGAYQAVRKTIQKHNICDKELYHYDFLTYKVEPEHVSLKYKLENCPKLQPCPKEEFKKRILENASTSSLFPNNMLVIDWQPFKAIPANFKSIVQDQDRYFVDSSNGLARTLTSFSLGRFVQLVRGMVWTSTIYARDAKLCQSHVIHQLMSAHQTAKGSFLFSTFQDPSLTRHCEEALTDIPGVTKMNEEESTQKMFIFEGELQD, from the coding sequence ATGGGTTCAAGACTGCTCCACCGTCTTGGTTCTTCAGCAGCCCTGTTTAGTCGAAAAGATTGTTTTTTCTGGACAAACAAACGTCTAATTTCCTGTCTGCAAGAAGGGCAAGTGGTTGTGCGACTTGCAAAAGCAAGTGACTTTGACGAGGTAGTTAAACTGTCTAAGAAACTTAAAGACGCGTTTGACTATGTCCCCTACAGATTTCATAAATGGCTTCTGGAGCCCAACAGAATCTCTTTGGTTGCCGAAAAAGGGACAGAGGTAGTTGGTTTCGCAGAATACTCCGTCGTCGACGGGGAAAAATCAGTGCTTATGGAAGCTGGAAGAATTGATCCTAATCACAGAGGTCATGGTATACTCGGTTTACTAAGGGATTTTACACTTGTGCTTATCCGGGAAAAATTCCCAAAAGTTGTGCGTTCCAGGTACACGGTGTGGTCTGGGGCTTATCAAGCAGTGAGAAAAACGATCCAAAAGCATAACATCTGCGATAAAGAACTGTACCACTATGATTTTTTAACCTACAAAGTTGAGCCAGAACATGTCAGTTTGAAATACAAGTTAGAAAACTGTCCGAAACTTCAACCTTGCCCAAAGGAAGAGTTTAAAAAACGCATTCTGGAAAACGCCAGTACCAGCTCTCTCTTTCCCAATAACATGCTCGTCATTGATTGGCAACCGTTTAAAGCCATCCCAGCCAACTTCAAATCCATCGTACAAGACCAGGATCGATATTTCGTCGATTCGTCAAACGGTCTTGCGAGAACTTTGACATCTTTTAGTTTGGGAAGATTTGTACAGCTTGTTCGTGGCATGGTGTGGACATCGACCATCTACGCTAGGGACGCAAAGCTATGTCAGTCCCACGTGATCCATCAATTGATGAGTGCCCATCAAACTGCAAAAGGAAGTTTTCTATTCAGCACCTTTCAAGATCCATCACTTACAAGGCATTGTGAAGAAGCCCTGACGGACATTCCGGGGGTTACAAAGATGAATGAAGAAGAGTCTACGCAAAAGATGTTTATCTTTGAGGGTGAATTGCAAGATTAA